From the Paenibacillus sp. MMS20-IR301 genome, the window CGGCGGAAGGTACATGCACGAAGCGGGTTGTGGCGCTGCTGGGGGAAGAGGTTGTTGGTACGATGAGCATGAAGTGGCATAAGGATGCAGCTGGAGGTAAGGCCAGGGAAGCTGGTGTGACTGAAGGTACGGCCAGGGAAGCTGATATGACCGCCGCCGGGCTCGTTAAGCTGCTGGAAACCGGAGGAATGCGCTTAAGCAGGAGGCTTCTGCTGCTGGGGGCGCTCTGTTGCCTGAACCACAACCCGGTGCGGGGTGAGTGTTATATCGCTGATCTGGCGGTCCATCCCAGGTATCAGGGAATGGGGATCGGCGGGCTGCTGCTTCACCGGGCGGCGCAGTACATGCAGGGTCAGCCCCGGCTAGAGTATCTGAGCCTGCATGTCTCCGGCCGAAATACCTCCGCCAAAGGGATGTATGGGCGGCGGGGCTTCCGCACACAATCGGAAGAGCACAGCCTGATCAGCAAGCTGCTGTTCGGTGAAGAAAGTTGGGAATATATGATCTGCGGACAATAGTGGAGGTTCGGATGAAGAGGAAGGTTAGTGCGTTGGATAAGGGGATTACGATGGATAAGAGAAGAATGCTGAGTAAGAGAGGAAGGCTGAGTAAGAGAGGCGGGATCGCAGTCATTATTGTGCTGCTGATCCTGCTGGGTGCGGGTCTTTACGTACTGCGGCAAAATACTTTTGATATGACCATACAGCCTGTAGAAATTTCTACTCCCCAGGGCAAACTGACCGGCATGCTTACGCTGCCTGAGAACGCGGCCGGCAGTAAGCCGGGTCTGGTGCTTTTCATTCATGGTGACGGGCCGGTGGATGCCTCCCATAATGACGGTTATAAACCGCTCTGGGAGCGGCTTGCCTCCCTCGGCTATGCCTCTCTGTCGCTCAACAAAAGAGGGATTAATGGCTCGGACGGCAGCTGGCTTGAACAGAGTATTGAAGACAGGGTGGAGGAAGCGCGCCAGGCGCTGGCCTGGGCCAGAGCGCAGCCGTTCATTGACAGCGGACGGATTGGCGTCTGGGGAGCAAGCCAGGCAGGCTGGGTCATTCCGCAGCTTGCGGCGGAGGAACCCCTTGCATTCAGCATTCTGGTCTCACCGGCCATCAACTGGCAGCAGCAGGGCGCTTACAACACCCGGCAGCAAATGATGAAGGACGGTTATACTGCAGAGGAGATCGCGCAGCGGATCACCTACGAGCAGCAGGTAAATGAGCTATTGCAGCGGGGGGCGGACTATGCGCAATATACGGAAATGACGGACCCGGGTGAAAGGATGTCTGCAGAACGCTGGTCCTTCGTCCGCCGGAACTTTCTGGCCGACGCTGCGGGTGAGCTGCACAACTTTAAGACTCCGGTGCTCCTGCTGCTTGGCGAGGAGGATGTGAATGTGGATGTGGAGCAGACGGAGCAGGTGTACCGCGGGAAGATCCGCCCGGCCTCGCTGCTCACGGTTCAGCGGTTCCCGGACACCGAGCACTCCATGCTCCCGGTGCGGACGGCGGATTCTCCGCTGCGCGCATTCATGATCAGCCTGTTTGCGCCACGGCGGATTACGGTTGATGGCTATATGTCGGCGATTGAGTCGTTTTTGAGTAAAAAGAGTAAATAGGGAAGGTACATTCGGCCTTCGCGCAGCGGTCTGATCCCACCTCTGGGGGAATTAGGGGCACTAATGCCCCTAATATGCGCCATCCGCCTAATTTGTGCGGAACTAGGGGCACTAATGCCCCTAAAAAGCGCCTTCCGCCTAAATTCGGCGGAACCAGGGGCACTAATGCCCCTAAAAAGCGCCTTCCGCCTAATTTCGACGGAACCAGGGGCACTAATGCCCCTAAAAAGCGCCCTCCGCCTA encodes:
- a CDS encoding CocE/NonD family hydrolase, which produces MSKRGGIAVIIVLLILLGAGLYVLRQNTFDMTIQPVEISTPQGKLTGMLTLPENAAGSKPGLVLFIHGDGPVDASHNDGYKPLWERLASLGYASLSLNKRGINGSDGSWLEQSIEDRVEEARQALAWARAQPFIDSGRIGVWGASQAGWVIPQLAAEEPLAFSILVSPAINWQQQGAYNTRQQMMKDGYTAEEIAQRITYEQQVNELLQRGADYAQYTEMTDPGERMSAERWSFVRRNFLADAAGELHNFKTPVLLLLGEEDVNVDVEQTEQVYRGKIRPASLLTVQRFPDTEHSMLPVRTADSPLRAFMISLFAPRRITVDGYMSAIESFLSKKSK
- a CDS encoding N-acetyltransferase, producing MTANASAAMKVTVTDMRPEYNHEVGRLIAYGFQGKFRSLTKNRPDDLAVVFRQLLEQSAEGTCTKRVVALLGEEVVGTMSMKWHKDAAGGKAREAGVTEGTAREADMTAAGLVKLLETGGMRLSRRLLLLGALCCLNHNPVRGECYIADLAVHPRYQGMGIGGLLLHRAAQYMQGQPRLEYLSLHVSGRNTSAKGMYGRRGFRTQSEEHSLISKLLFGEESWEYMICGQ